A single Anopheles arabiensis isolate DONGOLA chromosome X, AaraD3, whole genome shotgun sequence DNA region contains:
- the LOC120906094 gene encoding contactin: MLRASLNPLLLPLVLIGASVLVHQAAGQQGGVGGLLRSSNSNPFYDVSPDDDYLVGAGGGQRTPASVDDLFLRAGDLRSAEDYFCPEHWAAFRGTCLRVHKSPRKSWYAAQKICQAYQGELISVDTIEKHSFVVRLLDRDVSKLNRYYVSARQVSPGNWVNADKSQLIAIEDAINYELLSADTADEFQSYFEGANVRNAVEQGEAEGENDPRRYYQSERYRNRNYLVLGFNMHKEKWQFYPVTGEEQYLFVCESRALYSQDNLNTLLEDRRQFDYGLEQTDVEKIPRGPYFIRQPVDTTYDTGKASITRDVTLSCLAGGYPTPRYTWYKEEYVKDNLTVIQIDPLRNARHTVSGGNLIIHRPSQNLDQGTYHCTAQNAYGKILSESVQLNFGYILEFNLQRAPEKGEENWGKALVCEEPQHYPDVKFYWSRNYFPNFVYEDQRVFVSHDGSLYFSSLEVMDRANYSCTVMSTVSDTGRNGPFFELSVSPSPHYQDLIFANTFPKAFPKVPLAGKDVRLECMTYGYPVASYNWTRRNGNLPRLSRLENYNRVLLIQNATVNDNGEYVCTARNGKKSITQSIFLNVQMEPNFTIPLRDRTKDFQSSVSFLCEAYAMPDVNYTWYKNGELMEEDSATGGGRLNRDKYTIQDNLLKINYLEPEEDNGMYQCKATNQLKGVYSAAQLRVLSMKPSFKKRPLESEIYSIANGNTTIRCEPEAAPTPKIVWKKDGNVIGSGGHRKIYPTGTLHISPTSRDDEGTYTCIASNTQGMAESKARLIVLQELRFTEQLPPKQIKQIGEMLFLRCDVTYDQLLDVAFVWTHNGQLLTGHDDADEQRLRQQPIGPAPDGARIRIHYNTLEVHNLTLVDGGEYECVAKSSVNRIVSRATVLIQGPPGAPGAVKVIDIKKTEALLEWTNGNDNGRPILYYNILGRTNWNRTWVNVSTHVVAQEADRYNGRRQATVTNLTPWCGYEFAVVAVNDLGLGTPSLPSPMYSTLKDRPYIAPRNVGGGGGKIGDLTITWDPLAPHEQNSIDVHYRVFYRLHGQREWASEELQRQGNVGKAVIHVPTDKYYTRYEVKVQAVNDLGVGPISEPVEIFSAEDMPQVAPQQTIARSFNSTALNVTWVPVSQTRETIRGKLIGHRLKYWKKEHNEEDSVYYLSRTTRPWALIVGLEPDTYYFVKVMAYNAAGEGPESERYLERTYRKAPQKPPSSVQIYGINPSTIKVTWRYIAPSQDEEPVQGYKIRIWEKDQDMSSANDTVVLVGRKLEKYIDNLTPGKSYNLRVLAFSNGGDGRMSSPPIQFQMGITQSPLNHATSLSVPFFTLVTLLCALLCRE, from the exons ATGTTACGAGCGTCCCTCAACCCACTACTACTGCCGCTCGTGCTGATCGGAGCGAGCGTGCTGGTGCACCAGGCGGCAGGGCAGCAGGGTGGCGTCGGCGGACTGctgcgcagcagcaacagcaaccccTTCTACGACGTGAGCCCCGACGACGACTATCTGGTCGGGGCGGGCGGGGGCCAGCGAACGCCCGCCAGCGTCGACGATCTGTTCCTGCGGGCGGGTGATCTGCGCAGCGCGGAAGACTATTTCTGCCCGGAGCACTGGGCCGCGTTCCGTGGCACCTGCCTGCGGGTGCACAAGTCGCCCCGGAAGAGCTGGTACGCGGCGCAGAAGATCTGCCAGGCGTACCAGGGCGAGCTGATCAGCGTGGACACGATCGAGAAGCACTCGTTCGTGGTGCGGCTGCTCGACCGGGACGTGAGCAAGCTGAACCGGTACTACGTGTCCGCCCGCCAGGTGTCGCCCGGCAACTGGGTGAACGCGGACAAGAGCCAGCTGATCGCGATCGAGGATGCGATCAACTACGAGCTGCTGAGCGCGGACACGGCCGACGAGTTCCAGTCGTACTTCGAGGGCGCCAACGTGCGCAACGCGGTCGAGCAGGGCGAGGCCGAGGGGGAGAACGACCCGCGCCGGTACTACCAGTCGGAGCGGTACCGGAACCGCAACTACCTCGTGCTCGGCTTCAACATGCACAAGGAAAAGTGGCAGTTCTATCCGGTGACCGGGGAGGAGCAGTACCTGTTCGTGTGCGAGTCGCGCGCGCTGTACAGCCAGGACAACCTGAACACGCTGCTGGAGGACCGGCGCCAGTTCGACTACGGGCTGGAGCAGACGGACGTGGAAAAGATACCGCGCGGCCCATACTTCATCCGGCAGCCGGTGGACACGACGTACGACACAGGGAAGGCGAGTATTACGCGCGACGTGACGCTGAGCTGCCTGGCGGGCGGGTACCCGACGCCCCGCTACACCTGGTACAAGGAGGAGTACGTGAAGGACAACCTGACGGTGATCCAGATCGATCCGCTCCGGAACGCGCGGCACACCGTCAGCGGCGGCAATCTGATCATCCACCGGCCGTCCCAGAATCTGGACCAGGGCACGTACCACTGCACCGCCCAGAACGCGTACGGCAAGATCCTGTCCGAGAGCGTGCAGCTCAACTTTGGCTACATTCTCGAGTTTAATCTGCAGCGCGCGCCCGAAAAGGGCGAAGAGAACTGGGGCAAGGCGCTGGTGTGCGAGGAGCCGCAGCACTATCCGGACGTGAAGTTCTACTGGTCGCGCAACTACTTTCCCAACTTCGTGTACGAGGATCAGCGCGTGTTCGTCAGCCACGACGGTTCACTATACTTCAGCTCGCTCGAGGTGATGGACCGGGCGAACTACTCCTGCACGGTGATGAGCACGGTCAGCGACACGGGTCGGAACGGGCCGTTCTTCGAGCTGTCCGTGTCGCCGTCGCCCCACTACCAGGACCTGATCTTTGCCAACACCTTCCCGAAAGCGTTCCCGAAGGTGCCGCTCGCCGGCAAGGACGTGCGGCTGGAGTGCATGACGTACGGGTACCCGGTCGCCTCGTACAACTGGACGCGGCGCAACGGTAACCTGCCCCGGCTGTCCCGGCTGGAGAACTACAACCGCGTGCTGCTGATCCAGAACGCGACCGTCAACGACAACGGCGAGTACGTGTGTACCGCGCGCAACGGGAAGAAATCGATCACGCAGAGCATCTTCCTGAACGTGCAGATGGAGCCGAACTTTACGATACCGCTGCGCGACCGCACCAAGGACTTCCAGAGCTCGGTTTCGTTCTTGTGCGAGGCGTACGCAATGCCGGACGTCAACTACACCTGGTACAAGAACGGCGAGCTGATGGAGGAGGACAGCGCGACCGGGGGCGGGCGGCTCAATCGCGACAAGTACACGATACAGGACAACCTGCTCAAGATTAACTATCTCGAACCGGAGGAGGACAACGGCATGTACCAGTGCAAGGCGACCAATCAGCTGAAGGGCGTGTACTCGGCAGCGCAGCTGCGCGTCCTCAGCATGAAGCCTTCGTTCAAGAAGCGCCCGCTGGAGTCGGAAATCTACAGCATCGCGAACGGCAACACCACGATCCGGTGCGAGCCGGAGGCGGCCCCGACACCGAAGATTGTGTGGAAGAAAGATGGTAACGTGATCGGGAGCGGGGGTCATCGGAAGATCTACCCGACCGGCACGCTCCACATCTCGCCGACCTCGCGGGACGACGAGGGCACGTACACGTGCATCGCCTCGAACACGCAGGGCATGGCGGAGTCGAAGGCGCGCCTGATCGTGCTGCAGGAGCTGCGCTTCACCGAGCAGCTGCCGCCCAAGCAGATCAAGCAGATCGGCGAGATGCTGTTTCTGCGCTGCGACGTCACGTACGACCAGCTGCTGGACGTGGCGTTCGTGTGGACGCACAACGGCCAGCTGCTGACCGGGCACGACGATGCGGACGAGCAGCGGCTGCGACAGCAGCCGATCGGACCGGCCCCGGACGGGGCCCGCATACGCATCCACTACAACACGCTCGAGGTGCACAACCTGACGCTGGTGGACGGGGGCGAGTACGAGTGTGTGGCGAAGTCGTCCGTCAACCGGATCGTGTCGCGCGCGACTGTCCTCATCCAGGGGCCGCCCGGTGCACCCGGCGCGGTGAAGGTGATCGACATCAAGAAGACGGAGGCACTGCTCGAGTGGACCAACGGTAACGACAATGGGCGCCCGATCTTGTACTACAACATCCTCGGCCGCACCAACTGGAACCGGACGTGGGTGAACGTGTCGACGCACGTGGTCGCGCAGGAAGCGGACCGGTACAATGGACGCCGGCAGGCGACCGTCACCAACCTGACGCCGTGGTGCGGGTACGAGTttgcggtggtggcggtgaacGATCTCGGCCTCGGTACGCCCAGCCTCCCGTCGCCGATGTACAGCACGCTCAAGGACCGGCCGTACATAGCGCCGCGCaacgtcggcggcggcggcggcaagaTTGGCGACCTGACCATCACCTGGGACCCGCTGGCGCCGCACGAGCAGAACAGCATCGACGTGCACTATCGCGTGTTCTACCGGCTGCACGGGCAGCGCGAGTGGGCCAGCGAGGAGCTGCAGCGCCAGGGCAACGTCGGCAAGGCGGTCATCCACGTGCCCACGGACAAGTACTACACGCGGTACGAGGTGAAGGTGCAGGCGGTGAACGATCTCGGCGTTGGGCCGATCAGCGAGCCGGTGGAGATTTTCTCCGCCGAGGATATGCCCCAGGTGGCGCCACAGCAAACGATTGCCCGCAGCTTCAACTCGACCGCACTGAACGTGACGTGGGTGCCCGTGTCGCAGACGCGCGAAACGATCCGCGGCAAGCTGATTGGCCATCGC CTCAAGTACTGGAAGAAGGAGCACAACGAGGAAGACTCGGTGTACTATCTGTCGCGCACCACCCGGCCCTGGGCGCTGATCGTCGGTCTCGAGCCGGACACGTACTACTTCGTCAAGGTGATGGCGTACAATGCCGCGGGCGAGGGCCCGGAAAGCGAGCGCTACCTCGAGCGGACGTACCGCAAGGCGCCTCAGAAGCCGCCGTCCTCGGTGCAGATCTACGGCATCAACCCGTCCACGATCAAGGTGACGTGGCGCTACATCGCACCGTCCCAGGACGAGGAACCGGTGCAGGGGTACAAGATCCGCATCTGGGAGAAGGACCAGGACATGTCGAGCGCGAACGATACGGTGGTGCTGGTTGGCCGCAAGCTGGAAAAGTATATCGACAATCTAACGCCCG GCAAATCGTACAATCTGCGTGTGCTCGCGTTCAGCAATGGAGGGGACGGCCGCATGTCCAGCCCGCCGATCCAGTTCCAGATGG GCATCACGCAATCGCCCCTGAACCACGCAACCAGCCTGTCCGTTCCGTTCTTTACACTGGTCACGCTGCTATGCGCATTGCTGTGCCGCGAGTAA